TGGCCGGCATCGCGCTTCTCCACAGCCGGCTGCACCAGGAGGTCCAGGCGGCCAGCCGGGCCAAGGACGAGTTCATGGCCATGCTCGGCCACGAGCTGCGAAACCCGATCAGCGCCATCCTGAGCGCCGTGGGCGTGCTCGCACGCCCGGCGGCCGCCGGCGACGTCGCCGCGCGGGCGCGGACGATCATCGGCCGCCAGGCGCGTCAGCTCGGCCGCATCGTCGACGACCTCCTCGACGTGGCCCGGCTCACGTCCGGGAAGATCACCCTCCAGCTCGGCCCCGTGAACCTCGGGGAGCTCGCCGAGCGCTGCCTCGAGAACCTGCGGGTGGCGGGCGCCGGCGACCGGCACGACCTCACCCTCGACGCGAAGGCGACCCCGATCACCGGCGACGCCGGCCGGCTCGAGCAAGTCGTCGGTAACCTGCTCGATAACGCCCTGAAGTACACGCCGCCGGGCGGCCGCATCGTGGTCGCGGTCCGCCCCGAGGGCTCGCACGCCCTGCTCCGGGTCGAGGACACCGGGATCGGCATCGCGTCCGAGGTGCTCTCCCACGTCTTCGACGTCTTCGCCCAGGGCCCGCAGTCCTCGAACCGTCCCCGCGGCGGGCTCGGCCTCGGCCTCACGCTCGTCCGGCGCCTGGTGGAGCTCCACGGCGGCGCCGTCCAGATCGAGAGTCCCGGCCGCGGAGGCGGGACGCGCGTGACGATCCGGCTGCCGCTCGCCGAGCCCGCCACCTCGGCGGCGGCCCCGAGCGTCGCCGAGCCGCCGGCAGCCACCCTTGGCCGGCGCATCCTCCTGGTCGAGGACCACCAGGACGCCCGGGAAGCGCTCCGGTGGCTGCTCGAGGCCGAGGGACACGAGGTCACCATGGCCGCCGACGGACACAGCGCCGTGGAGCTGGCCCTCGCCACGCGGCCGGACGTCGTCCTGGTCGACATCGGCCTCCCTGGCCTCGACGGCTACGAGGTCGCGCGCCGCCTCCGGGCAGCGGCCAATG
This is a stretch of genomic DNA from Candidatus Methylomirabilota bacterium. It encodes these proteins:
- a CDS encoding ATP-binding protein, which codes for MGADAASGGPDPTPRPEGQAVSDAAFARLLAGLPRIIPAGPPPAPSRAELATPSGRAHLLLRARGTLAVSLDPDDTLATLTDLVVPALADWCAVDLAEEGGVLHRVAVGHADPRRLGLLRTLCGRYHPDPAAPGWPLGVAQTGRSRHTLDAEASLAALSGDPGHLRILKEVGAASVICVPLVARERVIGALTLARTDASAPLKGADAAMARILGSMAGIALLHSRLHQEVQAASRAKDEFMAMLGHELRNPISAILSAVGVLARPAAAGDVAARARTIIGRQARQLGRIVDDLLDVARLTSGKITLQLGPVNLGELAERCLENLRVAGAGDRHDLTLDAKATPITGDAGRLEQVVGNLLDNALKYTPPGGRIVVAVRPEGSHALLRVEDTGIGIASEVLSHVFDVFAQGPQSSNRPRGGLGLGLTLVRRLVELHGGAVQIESPGRGGGTRVTIRLPLAEPATSAAAPSVAEPPAATLGRRILLVEDHQDAREALRWLLEAEGHEVTMAADGHSAVELALATRPDVVLVDIGLPGLDGYEVARRLRAAANGRDLRLIALTGYGQPADRTRAREAGFDAHLVKPVDADQLARLLTGAAARSRDAD